A single region of the Apodemus sylvaticus chromosome 7, mApoSyl1.1, whole genome shotgun sequence genome encodes:
- the Fdx1 gene encoding adrenodoxin, mitochondrial has translation MAAAPGARLLRAACASVPFRGLDRCRLLVCGTRAGTAVPQWTPSPCLRAEAGPGRPLSVSARARSSSEDKITVHFKNRDGEMLTTKGKIGDSLLDVVIENNLDIDGFGACEGTLACSTCHLIFEDHIYEKLDAITDEENDMLDLAFGLTDRSRLGCQICLTKAMDNMTVRVPEAVADVRQSVDMSKNS, from the exons ATGGCGGCCGCTCCGGGAGCCCGACTTCTGCGCGCCGCCTGCGCCTCCGTCCCTTTCCGTGGCCTGGACCGCTGTCGGCTGCTGGTCTGCGGGACCCGAGCGGGAACTGCCGTCCCTCAGTGGACCCCGAGCCCCTGCCTGCGTGCAGAGGCCGGGCCTGGCCGGCCGCTGAGCGTGTCTGCGCGCGCGCGGAGCAG CTCAGAAGATAAGATAACAGTCCACTTCAAGAACCGAGATGGTGAAATGCTAACAACCAAGGGAAAAATTGGTGACTCTCTGCTAGATGTTGTGATTGAGAATAACCTAGATATCGATGGGTTTG GTGCGTGTGAGGGAACTTTGGCTTGCTCTACCTGTCATCTTATCTTTGAAGATCACATATATGAGAAGTTAGATGCCATTACTGATGAAGAGAATGACATGCTTGACCTGGCTTTTGGACTAACAGACAG GTCACGATTGGGCTGCCAAATTTGTCTGACCAAGGCTATGGACAATATGACTGTTCGTGTGCCTGAAGCAGTGGCGGATGTCCGACAGTCTGTTGACATGAGCAAGAATTCCTAA